The following are encoded together in the Drosophila biarmipes strain raj3 chromosome 3L, RU_DBia_V1.1, whole genome shotgun sequence genome:
- the LOC108035244 gene encoding uncharacterized protein LOC108035244 — translation MSDLEEMDSERLNELESILYASIHYSDGTDEPRAVDPPAVESPSDKDARSMPPPPQQKHPKPGHRFVSGTRVINNNNAGPKQKPRYWAEGAEAAGQGQVVQPAEQQEATNKTIPAAEITAPPSPKNLEKPKDKSPLLSPKKGTPSQPKPGNQPSKPQPSPQAKQQQSQHPKQQTKQQPKPQQSPQQKQQPVQKTKQQQNQQPKQQQKKPSPKQSPVVQQAKPQPTTPTKVNQEAYEEERFDQRLLVAIPPNCPPKKQNKPQQNKQQQQQQKNKQPQQPQQIKKEQQPGPGPGPFGKASRKLEQMQRLVGKKQKSKQAQLNKKLRKQKSTPVEFVNLAESSQSSEDDDVVHVPLPPAPIIELDASDGEQPCTSSQIFHEENAMDATDVKMGLSCITDTEATGMVTGTITSSANSPCCSVMSSDDFIVQKDTSRLLAEHENDDLLVLTEKAIRESVQKVPDKEVVEETPQDHAADTSSEYEFVPPSRLEEIKRNYRVGEQQFRALDVYESESDLTESGIYSKAKNKTMPTIIRSVDSPSGSSSVEEVVEPSVQKTKRLRKRSTSINVHSQSDPNNDDLGDDTDSEDGVHATGVPGIARGMAVERCKRRIRRISIRQNSDENPKKVARIQKPKVSASQEASSESTSEDELPSARDIAERLLNPKPDGEPAQEATADDLETVSIGSDANSEAEEEFRDAMTDRLAAVFERMDAEARKSQEKEQMDASGYASDEEDSRDKVADTTVQTEEDLDVSKELQEADAEDNDADMSMEEPAIQVEHNLPLLEDDDSLPKGGELIGWNEEMCRFYNDSWNGEQFSVHKIQKKMSALRQEWRLNNADRYPVARPRSHAKCTNCFEMGHVRSKCPRPRKPLVCFLCGTVGHAEPRCPNAICFGCGSKQAIYVQQCNKCSFNSRVVCQLCKMRGHGTDHCPDKWRRYHSTTRSNAELESRVHYRNVQCSYCAGRHLFENCRQRIGDFRGTNYTSQIVSHQKIYKNRGGPIGYLGDLSSFFAIETPFHFKWNSPSMPKNSYYAKFLVQVNLAKPQSIKRKSTTALAEIPAKIYTHDYVPNAQVKAARGEVSSETAKKSVTKPKEKLVIEEVILQPQRQQPEEEQPGEQQPEVEQPAEEQEPEEEQPEEHQPMKEEPKEQLPYEEQATEEPDEEQPTEEPDEEDPLVSIQRTEITTNFQTPESETGKARPVVAPHEMDSDSNYSFSEHFEMPSSTTSEDLDGQPTSQLPLNHPMSNLPDVIPLTMDDDFELSSNVQGISMCVNATSSGRRSDDDPRPDSSEELPDIPSEGKIIMSRDQSEYLFSPEGRNFLATAAKQCQVSVRMDFKDYGYVLVIYGLKKNQEELQVKLLRRNQEVKRKSIEFQSQKPPKRIDVLIRFMRDGINMLNTNLGNAKNHYMRIKELEEMNTKNGFKMAEKKRRQLNMILVGQAGLVNGKTHLDQLLVLLRSLIDDYSPDENATPQMRNEIEDHWRMIFTAYPHQNYDSLINSYGRLDQKNRLPSLHIDPVLLGLQQKKVQSQPQSPTKRPSSPTPAPPTWQHMAPPPPPPKMTKKKQRQGQEQQQKQAQQTQQKQAQQTQQKQAPQTQQKPNQQQQQQQNSQRQQQRLQQQQQRLQQQRQQQGRMEQQQQQSQQQAKQQHIAIAIQQYQQRNNQQQQQNQQLQRPQFNQMPCNNPQQRSRTDLQLRQTLNPECDRLLAEVDHSEHGSINTDANKASMFWSRESLKYLDELFKMTSNADTMERLNRVLQRSQRGLLSHNDYRAVIRLHSLLCN, via the exons ATGAGTGAT CTTGAGGAGATGGACAGCGAGCGGCTGAATGAACTAGAATCGATACTCTACGCCTCGATCCACTACAGCGATGGAACGGACGAGCCGAGGGCCGTGGATCCGCCTGCTGTGGAGTCACCCAGCGACAAGGATGCCAGGAGCATGCCACCGCCTCCGCAGCAGAAGCATCCGAAGCCTGGCCACCGCTTCGTCAGTGGAACGCGGGtgatcaacaacaacaatgcggGCCCCAAGCAGAAGCCACGCTACTGGGCGGAGGGAGCAGAGGCCGCGGGGCAGGGGCAGGTGGTGCAGCCAGCGGAACAGCAGGAGgccacaaacaaaacaatccCAG CTGCTGAAATCACAGCCCCTCCATCTCCCAAGAACTTGGAAAAGCCGAAGGACAAAAGTCCATTGCTGTCGCCCAAAAAGGGAACGCCCAGCCAACCGAAGCCAGGAAACCAGCCTTCGAAGCCTCAACCGAGTCCTCAGGCAAAGCAACAGCAAAGTCAGCATCCCAAACAGCAGACAAAACAGCAGCCTAAGCCACAGCAAAGTCcgcaacaaaaacagcagcCCGTTCAGAAGACGAAGCAGCAACAAAATCAGCAAcccaagcagcagcagaagaagcCGTCGCCGAAGCAGTCGCCAGTAGTACAACAAGCCAAACCGCAACCAACCACACCCACCAAAGTTAATCAGGAGGCATACGAAGAGGAACGCTTCGACCAGAGGCTTCTTGTGGCCATCCCACCGAACTGCCCGcccaaaaagcaaaacaaaccgCAGCAaaacaagcagcagcagcagcagcagaaaaataaacaaccgCAGCAGCCGCAACAGATCAAAAAGGAGCAGCAGCCAGGACCAGGACCTGGACCCTTCGGTAAGGCCAGTAGAAAATTGGAGCAGATGCAACGCCTGGTAGGAAAAAAACAGAAGTCCAAGCAGgcgcaattaaataaaaagctgCGCAAGCAAAAATCAACGCCGGTGGAGTTTGTGAATCTGGCGGAGAGCAGCCAATCCTCTGAAGACGATGATGTCGTGCATGTACCACTGCCACCGGCTCCTATCATTGAACTAGATGCCAGCGATGGGGAGCAGCCCTGCACTTCATCACAGATCTTTCACGAGGAGAACGCCATGGATGCGACGGATGTGAAGATGGGTTTGTCTTGTATAACTGATACCGAGGCGACGGGAATGGTGACTGGCACTATCACATCCTCCGCGAACTCGCCCTGCTGCTCCGTTATGTCAAGTGATGACTTCATAGTACAAAAGGATACCAGTCGCTTGTTGGCAGAGCATGAGAATGACGACCTCCTGGTGCTGACAGAAAAGGCTATACGAGAATCTGTCCAGAAGGTGCCAGATAAAGAGGTTGTAGAGGAAACACCCCAGGATCATGCGGCTGATACCTCCTCGGAGTACGAGTTTGTCCCCCCTTCGCGTCTGGAGGAGATTAAGCGGAACTATCGTGTGGGCGAGCAGCAATTCAGGGCTCTGGACGTTTACGAAAGTGAGTCTGATCTTACCGAGAGTGGCATATATTCGAAAGCCAAGAACAAGACGATGCCGACAATCATACGCAGCGTAGACTCGCCATCGGGCAGCTCCTCcgtggaggaggtggtggagcCCAGTGTGCAAAAGACCAAGCGCCTGCGTAAGCGATCCACTTCAATTAACGTTCATAGCCAGTCTGACCCAAACAATGATGATCTGGGTGATGACACAGATAGCGAGGATGGAGTTCATGCCACCGGAGTCCCTGGCATAGCGCGTGGAATGGCTGTGGAGCGATGCAAGCGCAGGATCCGTCGGATCAGCATCAGACAAAACTCTGACGAAAATCCCAAGAAAGTTGCACGCATCCAAAAACCCAAGGTTTCTGCTAGCCAGGAGGCCAGCTCTGAATCCACTTCCGAGGATGAGCTGCCAAGTGCCAGGGACATAGCCGAAAGATTACTCAATCCGAAACCAGATGGGGAGCCGGCACAAGAAGCCACTGCCGATGACCTGGAAACCGTTTCCATTGGCTCCGATGCGAATTCCGAAGCAGAAGAGGAATTCCGCGATGCCATGACGGATCGCTTAGCAGCGGTCTTTGAGCGCATGGATGCCGAGGCCCGAAAATCGCAGGAAAAGGAACAAATGGATGCCAGTGGATATGCATCCGACGAGGAAGATTCCCGAGACAAAGTGGCAGATACCACGGTGCAAACCGAGGAGGACTTGGATGTCTCCAAAGAGTTGCAGGAGGCGGATGCCGAGGACAATGATGCAGATATGTCGATGGAGGAGCCAGCCATCCAAGTGGAGCATAATTTACCACTTTTAGAAGACGACGACAGTCTGCCCAAGGGCGGCGAACTCATAGGCTGGAATGAGGAGATGTGTCGTTTCTACAACGACAGCTGGAATGGGGAACAGTTCTCAGTCCACAAGATCCAAAAGAAAATGAGTG CTCTTCGCCAGGAGTGGAGGCTTAACAACGCGGACAGGTATCCGGTGGCACGACCCCGCTCCCACGCCAAGTGCACCAACTGCTTTGAAATGGGTCACGTGCGTTCCAAGTGCCCGCGTCCCCGCAAGCCACTCGTGTGCTTTCTCTGCGGCACTGTGGGCCATGCCGAACCCCGCTGTCCCAATGCCATCTGCTTTGGG TGCGGCTCCAAGCAGGCTATCTACGTGCAGCAGTGCAACAAGTGTTCTTTTAACAGCCGCGTGGTCTGCCAGCTGTGCAAGATGAGAGGCCATGGCACAGATCACTGCCCAGATAAGTGGCGTCGCTACCACTCTACG ACTCGTTCCAACGCGGAACTGGAGAGCAGGGTTCATTACAGGAACGTTCAATGCAGCTACTGTGCCGGACGCCACCTCTTCGAGAACTGCCGCCAGCGAATTGGAGACTTTCGTGGCACCAATTACACGAGTCAAATTGTGTCCCACCAAAAGATCTACAAAAATCGCGGTGGACCCATTGGCTATCTTGGCGATCTGAGCAGCTTCTTTGCCATTGAAACACCCTTTCACTTCAAGTGGAACAGCCCGAGTATGCCCAAAAATAGCTACTATGCTAAGTTCCTTGTCCAGGTCAACTTGGCAAAACCGCAGTCAATTAAAAGGAAATCAACCACTGCCCTGGCGGAGATTCCAGCTAAGATATATACCCATGACTATGTGCCCAACGCTCAGGTGAAGGCTGCTCGAGGAGAGGTATCTAGCGAAACGGCTAAGAAATCGGTTACCAAGCCAAAAGAGAAGCTTGTTATTGAGGAAGTCATATTGCAACCACAAAGGCAGCAACCTGAGGAGGAGCAACCTGGAGAGCAGCAACCGGAAGTGGAGCAACCTGCAGAGGAACAAGAGCCTGAAGAAGAGCAGCCTGAGGAGCATCAACCTATGAAAGAGGAACCTAAAGAGCAGCTACCTTATGAGGAGCAGGCAACGGAAGAGCCTGATGAGGAGCAGCCTACGGAAGAGCCTGATGAGGAAGATCCATTGGTATCCATTCAGCGTACAGAGATTACCACCAACTTTCAGACTCCAGAAAGTGAGACCGGAAAAGCCAGACCAGTGGTGGCACCCCACGAGATGGACTCTGATTCGAACTACAGTTTTTCCGAGCACTTTGAGATGCCCAGCTCGACGACTAGTGAAGATCTAGACGGTCAGCCCACCAGCCAACTGCCGCTCAACCATCCCATGTCAAATCTGCCCGATGTTATACCCCTTACGATGGATGATGACTTCGAACTTTCCTCCAATGTGCAGGGTATATCCATGTGTGTGAACGCCACCTCAAGCGGTCGCCGGAGTGATGACGATCCTCGTCCGGATTCCAGTGAAGAGCTGCCCGACATCCCAAGCGAGGGCAAGATCATCATGTCACGCGATCAATCAGAGTACCTGTTCAGCCCCGAAGGCCGAAATTTCCTGGCTACCGCCGCCAAGCAGTGCCAAGTTAGCGTACGCATGGACTTCAAGGACTACGGGTATGTCCTCGTGATCTATGGCCTCAAGAAGAACCAGGAAGAACTGCAAGTAAAACTTTTGCGCCGTAACCAAGAGGTCAAGCGTAAGAGCATAGAGTTCCAGAGCCAGAAACCGCCCAAGCGCATCGATGTGCTCATCCGCTTTATGCGGGATGGCATCAATATGCTGAACACCAATCTGGGCAATGCCAAGAACCACTATATGCGCAtcaaggagctggaggagatgAACACCAAGAACGGTTTTAAGATGGCAGAAAAGAAGCGACGCCAGCTGAACATGATCCTGGTGGGCCAGGCGGGACTCGTGAATGGCAAAACCCATCTGGATCAGCTGCTGGTTTTGTTGCGCAGCTTGATTGATGACTACTCGCCGGATGAAAATGCCACGCCCCAAATGCGCAACGAGATCGAGGACCATTGGCGCATGATCTTCACAGCCTATCCACATCAGAATTACGACTCTCTGATCAACAGTTATGGGCGTCTGGATCAAAAGAACCGCCTGCCCTCGCTGCACATAGATCCTGTGCTGCTGGGCTTGCAGCAGAAGAAAGTACAGAGCCAGCCGCAATCGCCGACCAAGCGTCCTTCTTCGCCAACGCCAGCCCCGCCGACTTGGCAGCACATGGCTCCACCTCCACCGCCTCCCAAAATGACGAAGAAGAAGCAACGCCAagggcaggagcagcagcagaaacagGCTCAGCAGACGCAGCAGAAACAGGCTCAGCAGACGCAGCAGAAACAGGCTCCGCAGACGCAGCAGAAACCAaatcagcaacagcaacagcaacaaaattcacagcgacagcagcaacgtctgcagcagcaacagcaacgctTGCAACAGCAAAGGCAGCAGCAAGGGCGTAtggaacagcagcagcagcagtcacAGCAGCAGGCAAAGCAGCAACACATTGCAATAGCTATTCAGCAATATCAGCAGAGGAAcaaccagcaacagcagcagaacCAGCAACTTCAGCGTCCGCAATTCAACCAGATGCCCTGCAACAATCCGCAGCAGCGATCGCGAACCGATCTCCAGCTGCGCCAGACCCTCAATCCGGAGTGCGACCGCCTGCTGGCTGAGGTGGATCACAGCGAGCACGGAAGCATCAATACGGACGCCAACAAGGCGTCCATGTTCTGGTCCCGCGAATCGCTGAAGTACCTGGACGAGCTGTTCAAGATGACCTCCAATGCGGACACCATGGAGCGACTCAATCGGGTGCTCCAGCGATCGCAGCGTGGTCTGTTGTCGCACAACGATTACCGTGCGGTCATTCGACTGCACTCCCTGCTGTGCAACTGA
- the LOC108035034 gene encoding E3 ubiquitin-protein ligase sina isoform X1, producing MSVEFPKQKRAIAGSAGRAKYPNLNLARIAGTEQYCRHIRAAARALPMSNKINPKRREPTAAAAAAGAGVTGVATNTSSSTGSSSAGNTSSANTSSSSSSSLSSAGGGDAGMSADLTSLFECPVCFDYVLPPILQCSSGHLVCVSCRSKLTCCPTCRGPLANIRNLAMEKVASNVKFPCKHSGYGCSASLVYTEKTEHEETCECRPYLCPCPGASCKWQGPLDLVMQHLMMSHKSITTLQGEDIVFLATDINLPGAVDWVMMQSCFGHHFMLVLEKQEKYDGHQQFFAIVQLIGSRKEAENFVYRLELNGNRRRLTWEAMPRSIHEGVASAIHNSDCLVFDTSIAQLFADNGNLGINVTISLV from the exons ATGTCTGTTGAATT CCCGAAGCAGAAGAGAGCCATTGCCGGAAGCGCCGGAAGGGCGAAGTACCCGAACCTGAACCTGGCGAGGATTGCAGGGACCGAGCAGTATTGTAGACACATTCGTGCCGCCGCTAGAGCCCTTCCGATGTCCAATAAAATCAATCCGAAGCGCCGCGAaccgacagcagcagcagcagcagcaggagccggGGTCACGGGAGTGGCCACCAACACGAGCAGCTCGACGGGATCCTCCAGTGCCGGCAACACGTCCTCGGCCAACACATCCTCGTCGTCCAGCTCCTCGCTGTCGTCCGCCGGCGGCGGTGATGCGGGCATGTCCGCCGATCTGACCTCGCTGTTCGAATGCCCCGTGTGCTTTGACTATGTGCTGCCACCGATCCTGCAGTGCTCCAGCGGGCACCTGGTGTGCGTCTCCTGCCGCTCCAAGCTCACCTGCTGCCCCACCTGCCGCGGCCCGCTGGCGAATATCCGCAATCTGGCGATGGAGAAGGTGGCCTCGAACGTCAAGTTCCCGTGCAAACACTCCGGCTACGGCTGCTCCGCCTCGCTGGTGTACACGGAAAAGACGGAGCACGAGGAGACGTGCGAGTGCCGGCCCTACCTGTGTCCGTGCCCGGGCGCCAGCTGCAAGTGGCAGGGCCCGCTGGACCTAGTCATGCAGCATCTGATGATGTCGCACAAGAGCATCACGACGCTGCAGGGCGAGGATATCGTGTTCCTGGCCACCGACATAAACCTGCCGGGCGCCGTCGACTGGGTGATGATGCAGTCCTGCTTCGGCCACCATTTCATGCTCGTGCTGGAGAAGCAGGAGAAGTACGACGGCCACCAGCAGTTCTTTGCCATCGTCCAGCTGATCGGATCGCGCAAGGAGGCGGAGAACTTTGTCTATCGCCTGGAGCTGAACGGGAATCGGCGGCGACTCACCTGGGAGGCCATGCCGCGTTCGATCCACGAGGGCGTGGCCTCGGCGATTCACAACTCGGACTGCCTGGTGTTCGACACGTCGATTGCGCAACTGTTCGCCGACAATGGCAACCTGGGCATCAACGTGACCATATCCCTGGTCTAA
- the LOC108035034 gene encoding E3 ubiquitin-protein ligase sina isoform X2, whose amino-acid sequence MSNKINPKRREPTAAAAAAGAGVTGVATNTSSSTGSSSAGNTSSANTSSSSSSSLSSAGGGDAGMSADLTSLFECPVCFDYVLPPILQCSSGHLVCVSCRSKLTCCPTCRGPLANIRNLAMEKVASNVKFPCKHSGYGCSASLVYTEKTEHEETCECRPYLCPCPGASCKWQGPLDLVMQHLMMSHKSITTLQGEDIVFLATDINLPGAVDWVMMQSCFGHHFMLVLEKQEKYDGHQQFFAIVQLIGSRKEAENFVYRLELNGNRRRLTWEAMPRSIHEGVASAIHNSDCLVFDTSIAQLFADNGNLGINVTISLV is encoded by the coding sequence ATGTCCAATAAAATCAATCCGAAGCGCCGCGAaccgacagcagcagcagcagcagcaggagccggGGTCACGGGAGTGGCCACCAACACGAGCAGCTCGACGGGATCCTCCAGTGCCGGCAACACGTCCTCGGCCAACACATCCTCGTCGTCCAGCTCCTCGCTGTCGTCCGCCGGCGGCGGTGATGCGGGCATGTCCGCCGATCTGACCTCGCTGTTCGAATGCCCCGTGTGCTTTGACTATGTGCTGCCACCGATCCTGCAGTGCTCCAGCGGGCACCTGGTGTGCGTCTCCTGCCGCTCCAAGCTCACCTGCTGCCCCACCTGCCGCGGCCCGCTGGCGAATATCCGCAATCTGGCGATGGAGAAGGTGGCCTCGAACGTCAAGTTCCCGTGCAAACACTCCGGCTACGGCTGCTCCGCCTCGCTGGTGTACACGGAAAAGACGGAGCACGAGGAGACGTGCGAGTGCCGGCCCTACCTGTGTCCGTGCCCGGGCGCCAGCTGCAAGTGGCAGGGCCCGCTGGACCTAGTCATGCAGCATCTGATGATGTCGCACAAGAGCATCACGACGCTGCAGGGCGAGGATATCGTGTTCCTGGCCACCGACATAAACCTGCCGGGCGCCGTCGACTGGGTGATGATGCAGTCCTGCTTCGGCCACCATTTCATGCTCGTGCTGGAGAAGCAGGAGAAGTACGACGGCCACCAGCAGTTCTTTGCCATCGTCCAGCTGATCGGATCGCGCAAGGAGGCGGAGAACTTTGTCTATCGCCTGGAGCTGAACGGGAATCGGCGGCGACTCACCTGGGAGGCCATGCCGCGTTCGATCCACGAGGGCGTGGCCTCGGCGATTCACAACTCGGACTGCCTGGTGTTCGACACGTCGATTGCGCAACTGTTCGCCGACAATGGCAACCTGGGCATCAACGTGACCATATCCCTGGTCTAA
- the LOC108035243 gene encoding uncharacterized protein LOC108035243 — protein sequence MMTCFLSRFLGLGRCGLQVLHRRLGHFNHCTLALATLDLVCIVCLLHYQLVQHGRDLFFWCEELNQRLVEYLLSGIVLMATVSVLGSCVDGLIFSALVRREMSRYDMPRQYFEDRYRRFVFMRLVRQLEEALKVQAKQSEMGQSTMMPLGNMSESQQLIRQAIDEFRTAVRILLWPNRSDLLAEAFVLFHISESQLSDLALQGYKLNDVEGEDISNARLTLMLNPPWY from the coding sequence ATGATGACCTGTTTCCTCAGTCGCTTCCTGGGCCTGGGCAGGTGTGGCCTGCAAGTGCTCCACAGGCGGCTGGGCCACTTCAACCACTGCACCCTGGCCCTGGCCACTCTCGACCTGGTCTGCATTGTGTGCCTGCTCCATTACCAACTGGTGCAGCATGGCCGGGACCTGTTCTTCTGGTGCGAGGAGCTGAACCAGCGGCTCGTGGAGTACCTGCTCTCCGGGATCGTACTGATGGCCACCGTCAGTGTGCTCGGCTCCTGCGTGGATGGCCTCATCTTCTCGGCCCTGGTTCGCCGGGAAATGAGTCGTTACGATATGCCGCGACAGTACTTTGAAGACCGCTACCGCAGGTTCGTGTTCATGCGGTTGGTCAGGCAGCTTGAGGAGGCCCTCAAGGTGCAGGCCAAGCAGTCTGAGATGGGCCAGAGCACCATGATGCCACTCGGGAACATGTCCGAATCTCAACAGCTAATCAGGCAGGCAATCGACGAGTTTCGCACCGCAGTGCGCATCCTTCTGTGGCCCAATCGGTCCGACCTGCTGGCGGAGGCGTTTGTCCTCTTCCACATCAGCGAGTCTCAACTGTCGGACCTGGCACTTCAGGGCTATAAACTAAACGACGTGGAGGGGGAGGACATATCCAATGCCCGCCTAACTCTAATGCTCAACCCACCGTGGTATTGA
- the LOC108035669 gene encoding transmembrane protein 258, which translates to MDVMQRYVSPVNPAVFPHLATVLLVIGTFFTAWFFIFVVSRKSAKESTLIKELLISLCASVFLGFGIVFLLLTVGIYV; encoded by the coding sequence ATGGACGTTATGCAGCGCTATGTTTCGCCCGTGAACCCGGCCGTTTTCCCCCACCTCGCCACCGTGCTCCTGGTCATCGGAACCTTCTTCACCGCCTGGTTCTTCATCTTCGTGGTGTCCCGGAAAAGCGCCAAGGAGAGCACCCTGATCAAGGAGCTGCTGATCAGCTTGTGCGCCTCCGTCTTCCTGGGATTCGGCATTGTGTTCCTGCTCCTAACCGTCGGTATTTACGTATGA